The Corynebacterium suranareeae genome window below encodes:
- a CDS encoding SDR family oxidoreductase, with the protein MKNRIAVVTGATGGMGIEIVKDLVRDHIVYAVGRNPEHLATLAEIDGVEAVESDIVTDVLEKGGVDKLKNLDRVDTLVHAAAVARDTTVEAGSVAEWHAHLDLNVIVPAELSRQLLPALRAASGCVIYINSGAGNGPHPGNTIYAASKHALRGLADAFRKEEANNGIRVSTVSPGPTDTPMLRGLMDSQGTDFRPEIYIEPKEIANAIRFVIDAGETTQITNVDVRPRIELADRKD; encoded by the coding sequence ATGAAAAACAGGATTGCAGTGGTTACTGGAGCGACCGGAGGCATGGGAATTGAGATCGTCAAAGACCTCGTGCGCGATCATATTGTCTACGCAGTGGGACGAAATCCGGAGCACCTAGCCACACTGGCGGAGATCGACGGAGTAGAAGCGGTGGAGTCTGACATCGTGACGGATGTGTTGGAGAAGGGAGGCGTCGACAAGCTAAAAAACCTTGACCGCGTGGATACGCTGGTGCATGCTGCGGCGGTGGCCCGTGATACGACCGTGGAGGCGGGCAGTGTGGCTGAGTGGCACGCGCACCTGGACCTCAACGTCATCGTCCCAGCCGAGCTGAGCCGCCAACTTCTGCCCGCACTTCGCGCGGCATCTGGCTGCGTGATTTACATTAACTCCGGCGCCGGCAACGGCCCCCACCCCGGCAACACCATTTATGCGGCCAGCAAACACGCACTGCGCGGGCTTGCCGACGCCTTCCGCAAAGAAGAAGCCAACAACGGCATCCGAGTCAGCACCGTGAGCCCCGGCCCCACCGACACCCCCATGCTGCGAGGACTTATGGATTCGCAAGGAACTGACTTCCGACCTGAGATCTACATTGAGCCAAAAGAAATCGCCAACGCAATCAGATTTGTGATTGACGCTGGCGAAACAACTCAGATCACCAACGTGGACGTGCGACCACGGATCGAGCTGGCGGACCGAAAAGACTAA
- a CDS encoding TIGR04028 family ABC transporter substrate-binding protein, which produces MFKKHRHGLGSPENKPRENTPRLKTRRLLTAAAATLAGLAMLTGCTAQPAQGEDNTLTYLEPQFFRTLYPPSAGFYPNGSVVNNIADRLLYQDPETLELSPWIATDLPEVNEDATEFTFNIRTDVTYSDGTPLTAENVVKNFDLYGLGDKDRRLTISEQITNYDHGEVIDEDTVRFHFSEPAPGFAQATSSFNAGLYADSTLDFANEEFAPGNAKNIIGSGPFVITDETLGTNLTLTAREDYDWAPPAREHQGRAKLDAVNYVLAGEESVRIGAIVAGQADIARQIEAPVEAHLKDEGISIVSAATNGVNNGFYFRFKNDKLSDIRVRQALIHAIDREKIMRVLFSESYPLATSVLGQNALGYKEQVDAYIYDLDKATALLDEAGWTVDSDGMRRKDGELLELTFNEALPQPRSREVVTMVQEQLGDIGIKVNLNPGDQAAQDADSKDPDKIQVRHSMVGRADYDVLKSMLYSTNRNELLNMTMDGDTADIGDPHLEELLMAIASSPNEADRAAASAAAQDYITEQAYALPLFEEPVVYGVQPYVKGFSPEVIGRPSFYETYIDHSSEED; this is translated from the coding sequence GTGTTTAAAAAGCACAGGCACGGTCTCGGCTCTCCCGAGAACAAACCACGCGAGAACACACCACGCTTGAAAACCCGCCGGTTGCTCACCGCAGCAGCCGCCACACTGGCCGGTTTAGCCATGCTTACTGGATGCACTGCCCAACCAGCACAAGGTGAGGACAACACCCTCACCTACCTGGAACCACAGTTCTTCCGCACCCTTTATCCACCATCAGCAGGTTTTTATCCCAACGGCAGCGTGGTCAACAACATTGCAGACCGCTTGCTCTACCAGGATCCAGAAACCTTAGAACTTAGCCCATGGATCGCCACCGATCTGCCGGAAGTTAATGAAGATGCAACAGAGTTCACCTTCAACATCCGCACCGACGTGACGTACTCCGACGGCACCCCGCTGACCGCTGAAAATGTGGTGAAAAACTTTGACCTTTATGGACTAGGCGATAAAGATCGACGCCTGACCATCTCAGAGCAAATCACCAACTATGACCACGGCGAAGTTATCGATGAGGATACCGTCCGCTTCCACTTCTCTGAACCTGCTCCTGGTTTCGCTCAGGCCACCAGCTCATTCAACGCTGGACTTTATGCCGATTCCACTTTGGATTTTGCCAATGAAGAATTTGCGCCTGGCAATGCTAAAAACATCATCGGCTCCGGCCCTTTTGTCATCACCGATGAAACTTTGGGCACCAACCTCACGTTAACTGCCCGTGAGGATTACGATTGGGCACCACCTGCCCGTGAACACCAAGGCCGCGCAAAACTTGATGCCGTTAACTACGTGCTAGCTGGCGAAGAATCTGTTCGCATCGGCGCGATCGTTGCAGGCCAAGCCGATATTGCCCGCCAAATCGAAGCGCCTGTTGAAGCACACCTTAAAGATGAAGGCATTTCTATCGTTTCTGCCGCCACCAATGGTGTGAACAACGGCTTTTACTTCCGTTTCAAAAATGACAAATTGTCAGATATTCGAGTCCGCCAAGCGCTCATCCACGCCATCGACCGCGAGAAGATCATGCGCGTGCTGTTTAGTGAGTCCTACCCACTAGCTACCTCAGTGTTGGGGCAAAATGCGCTTGGTTACAAAGAACAAGTTGATGCCTACATCTATGACCTAGATAAAGCCACCGCACTTTTAGATGAAGCCGGCTGGACTGTGGACTCTGACGGCATGCGCCGCAAAGATGGCGAGCTTTTAGAACTCACCTTCAACGAAGCCCTCCCACAGCCACGCTCCCGCGAAGTGGTGACCATGGTTCAAGAACAACTTGGTGATATCGGCATCAAAGTTAACCTCAACCCAGGTGATCAAGCAGCACAGGACGCTGACTCTAAAGACCCAGACAAAATCCAGGTCCGCCACTCCATGGTTGGACGTGCAGACTATGACGTTTTGAAATCCATGCTGTACTCCACCAACCGCAATGAACTGCTGAACATGACCATGGATGGAGACACCGCAGATATCGGGGATCCTCATTTGGAAGAACTCCTCATGGCTATTGCCTCGAGCCCAAATGAAGCCGACCGCGCAGCAGCCTCTGCCGCCGCACAGGACTACATCACTGAGCAAGCATATGCGTTGCCACTGTTTGAAGAACCCGTGGTTTACGGTGTGCAGCCTTATGTCAAGGGATTTAGCCCCGAGGTTATTGGCCGCCCAAGCTTTTATGAAACATACATCGACCATTCCAGTGAGGAGGACTAA
- a CDS encoding DedA family protein yields MVFTLADSVSQVALGPAWLDPMELLSGSGPFGGFILPAMLAIVFIESGLLFPLLPGDSLLFTGGLLANQADPFAPLWLVLVLCPIAAILGDQVGYWIGHKFHPRLVNRPDGRIFKQEYLKQTEEFFEKHGPVTIILCRFVPIVRTYAPLVAGMAGMRYRTFIIYNIIGGILWGSGVVALGAALGQFDFVRNNIDLIFLLIVFVSIVPGLVGMARKLADGRKQSAASEPSETVAAPKN; encoded by the coding sequence ATGGTTTTTACTCTCGCGGACTCCGTCTCCCAGGTTGCGCTCGGCCCAGCCTGGCTAGACCCCATGGAGCTTCTTTCCGGCTCCGGCCCATTCGGTGGCTTCATCCTGCCGGCAATGCTCGCCATTGTCTTTATCGAATCAGGTCTACTCTTCCCGCTGCTCCCCGGCGACTCCCTGCTCTTTACTGGTGGCCTGCTGGCTAATCAGGCTGACCCTTTTGCCCCGCTGTGGCTGGTGTTGGTTCTATGCCCAATCGCTGCGATTCTGGGTGATCAGGTCGGCTACTGGATTGGTCATAAATTCCACCCGAGGCTGGTCAATCGTCCTGATGGTCGGATTTTCAAGCAGGAATACCTCAAGCAAACTGAGGAGTTCTTTGAAAAGCACGGCCCCGTGACCATTATTTTGTGCCGTTTCGTGCCGATCGTGCGCACCTACGCGCCGCTGGTCGCTGGCATGGCGGGTATGCGTTACCGCACGTTCATCATCTACAACATCATCGGTGGTATTTTGTGGGGTTCCGGTGTGGTTGCGTTGGGTGCAGCGCTGGGCCAGTTCGACTTTGTTCGGAACAACATTGATCTGATCTTCTTGCTGATTGTCTTTGTTTCGATCGTTCCTGGTTTGGTCGGCATGGCCCGCAAGCTGGCTGATGGCCGCAAGCAGTCCGCAGCTTCTGAACCGTCTGAAACTGTCGCGGCCCCTAAGAATTAA
- a CDS encoding cystathionine gamma-synthase, producing the protein MSFDPNTQGFSTASIHAGYEPDDYYGSINTPIYASTTFAQNAPNELRKGYEYTRVGNPTIVALEQTVAALEGAKYGRAFSSGMAATDILFRVLLKPGDHIVLGNDAYGGTYRLIDTVFTAWGIEYTVVDTSVVDEVKAAIKENTKLIWVETPTNPALGITDIEAVAKLTEGTDAKLVVDNTFASPYLQQPLKLGAHAVLHSTTKYIGGHSDVVGGLVVTNDQEMDEELLFMQSGIGPIPSVFDAYLTARGLKTLAVRMDRHCDNAEKVAEFLDSRPEVSTVLYPGLKDHPGHEVAAKQMKRFGGMISVRFAGGEEAAKKFCTSTKLICLAESLGGVESLLEHPATMTHQSAAGSQLEVPRDLVRISIGIEDIEDLLADVEQALNNL; encoded by the coding sequence TTGTCTTTTGACCCAAACACCCAGGGTTTCTCCACTGCTTCAATTCACGCTGGGTATGAGCCAGACGACTACTATGGTTCGATCAACACCCCTATTTATGCGTCGACTACCTTTGCTCAGAATGCTCCAAATGAGCTGCGCAAGGGCTACGAGTACACGCGTGTGGGCAACCCGACCATTGTGGCATTAGAGCAAACTGTCGCGGCCCTTGAAGGTGCAAAATACGGCCGTGCTTTTTCTTCCGGCATGGCTGCAACGGACATCTTGTTCCGCGTGCTGCTCAAGCCAGGTGATCATATTGTTCTCGGCAATGATGCTTACGGCGGAACTTATCGCCTGATCGACACCGTGTTCACCGCATGGGGCATTGAATACACCGTGGTTGATACCTCCGTTGTGGACGAGGTTAAGGCAGCGATTAAGGAGAACACCAAGCTGATCTGGGTGGAAACTCCAACCAACCCAGCACTGGGTATCACCGATATTGAGGCAGTGGCAAAACTGACTGAAGGCACAGACGCCAAGCTGGTCGTGGACAACACCTTTGCATCCCCATACCTGCAGCAGCCACTGAAGTTGGGTGCGCACGCAGTGCTGCACTCCACCACCAAATACATTGGTGGTCACTCCGATGTGGTCGGTGGCCTTGTTGTCACCAATGATCAGGAGATGGATGAAGAGCTGCTGTTTATGCAAAGCGGCATCGGCCCAATCCCATCTGTTTTTGATGCCTACCTGACTGCTCGTGGTTTGAAGACATTGGCTGTGCGTATGGATCGCCACTGCGACAATGCGGAAAAGGTTGCGGAATTCCTAGATTCCCGTCCTGAGGTTTCCACCGTTTTGTACCCAGGCTTGAAGGATCACCCTGGCCACGAAGTTGCAGCGAAGCAGATGAAGCGCTTTGGTGGCATGATTTCGGTGCGTTTTGCTGGCGGCGAAGAAGCAGCTAAGAAGTTCTGTACCTCCACCAAGTTGATCTGTTTGGCTGAATCCCTTGGCGGTGTGGAATCTCTACTCGAGCACCCTGCCACCATGACCCACCAGTCAGCTGCGGGATCTCAGCTTGAAGTCCCACGTGACTTGGTGCGTATCTCCATTGGTATTGAAGATATAGAAGATCTGCTCGCAGATGTCGAGCAGGCTCTCAATAATCTTTAG
- a CDS encoding FAD/NAD(P)-binding protein — protein sequence MSTNDKQVAIIGVGPRGISVLERISAALNTVSRPQQGLTIHLVEDSQMGAGNVWRTDQTRTLCMNTLAGAVTLFTEPGSTVSAPVVEGPLQFDWIRLLRGDEDLSGIPEKAIELFRTYPPAASVAEDFKEELAATVIQSNPSRALYGAYLRWAFDVALQLLPDWVQVEQHHARAIGIREDGDRDVITLDNSEMISADSTVLAVGWQTPAFNAEEQSILAALEEHPDLAWVKPGNPVEQDASLIPAGEQVLVRGLGMGFFDIMALTTINRGGIFHEDPTTRSGLRYEASGQEPHFVISSGRGYPYLPKSDYKSLPPGAKLARLKAVISAITAQNRGVASINYDTEVWPAVARDAYEAYYETLNRVSPESIRTSLDKIVEVIDEVDVDKLPKALAAHTDDVFNLHDWEFPLAGINESVEALTARIADGMARDIRHAVAAWDSPLKSALWSISASRKPSSILGAEGRLTFESRRNRFAAVMAIGQMVGSGPPLFRTRELLALVDAGLAHFAGARPRLSVSDGKWQIISPTTGDTPLQARVLVDAWMHNPDVRRSADPLALSLEDADRVRPFNDYSIDGTAAPTGSPEVDPATRLLVHPNGNLDPRVHLIGIPTYGQLPDTTISPMPGTNPLMLQETDKTAVHVLKQIGLI from the coding sequence GTGAGCACGAACGATAAGCAAGTGGCCATCATCGGCGTAGGCCCCAGGGGCATTTCAGTATTGGAAAGGATTTCAGCAGCTCTCAATACTGTTTCAAGGCCACAACAGGGGCTTACCATTCACCTTGTCGAAGACTCTCAAATGGGCGCGGGCAACGTGTGGCGCACCGATCAAACCAGGACACTGTGTATGAATACGCTCGCTGGTGCGGTGACATTATTCACAGAGCCAGGCTCAACTGTTAGTGCCCCTGTTGTGGAAGGACCACTGCAGTTTGATTGGATCCGACTTCTTCGTGGGGATGAAGATCTAAGCGGCATCCCGGAAAAAGCGATTGAACTGTTTCGAACCTATCCCCCGGCAGCATCTGTAGCTGAGGATTTTAAAGAAGAATTAGCAGCTACTGTTATCCAGTCCAACCCTTCACGTGCTTTGTATGGAGCATATTTACGCTGGGCATTTGATGTTGCATTGCAGTTGTTGCCTGACTGGGTTCAGGTGGAACAGCACCATGCGCGTGCGATTGGTATTCGTGAAGACGGCGACCGCGATGTTATTACCTTAGATAATTCAGAAATGATTTCTGCCGATTCCACGGTGTTGGCGGTCGGTTGGCAAACTCCTGCTTTTAACGCTGAGGAACAATCCATCCTCGCAGCTTTAGAAGAGCACCCTGATCTGGCCTGGGTGAAGCCTGGAAACCCGGTGGAACAAGATGCCAGCCTTATTCCTGCTGGTGAGCAGGTACTTGTGCGTGGTTTAGGCATGGGCTTTTTTGACATCATGGCGCTGACCACAATTAATCGCGGGGGCATTTTCCACGAGGATCCCACCACGCGATCAGGTCTGCGCTATGAGGCTTCCGGTCAAGAACCGCACTTTGTGATTTCCTCCGGACGCGGCTACCCTTACCTGCCCAAATCTGATTACAAATCACTGCCCCCTGGCGCGAAACTAGCGCGTCTTAAGGCTGTGATCTCGGCAATTACTGCACAAAATCGCGGTGTCGCATCCATCAACTACGATACTGAGGTGTGGCCAGCAGTTGCTCGCGACGCCTACGAAGCCTATTACGAAACCCTCAACCGCGTTAGCCCAGAATCGATTCGCACGAGTCTGGATAAAATTGTGGAAGTAATTGATGAGGTGGACGTCGATAAGCTTCCTAAAGCACTCGCTGCGCACACTGATGACGTCTTTAACCTGCATGATTGGGAATTTCCGCTTGCGGGAATTAATGAAAGCGTCGAGGCACTGACCGCGCGCATCGCAGACGGCATGGCGCGCGATATTCGCCATGCCGTCGCGGCGTGGGACAGCCCGCTCAAATCGGCACTCTGGTCCATTTCAGCGTCGCGCAAACCCAGCTCCATCCTGGGCGCGGAAGGCCGCCTCACCTTCGAATCGCGCCGCAACCGCTTCGCTGCCGTCATGGCGATCGGCCAAATGGTCGGCTCCGGACCACCGCTTTTCCGCACCCGCGAACTTCTAGCGCTTGTCGACGCCGGCCTCGCTCACTTCGCCGGCGCCCGCCCCCGGCTCAGCGTTAGCGACGGGAAATGGCAAATCATCTCGCCCACCACCGGCGATACGCCGCTTCAGGCACGAGTGCTTGTCGACGCCTGGATGCACAACCCCGACGTACGTCGCAGCGCCGACCCGCTGGCACTCTCACTAGAAGACGCAGATCGGGTGCGACCATTCAACGACTATTCCATCGACGGCACAGCAGCGCCCACCGGCTCCCCTGAAGTTGATCCCGCCACCCGCCTGCTGGTTCACCCCAATGGAAATCTTGATCCACGCGTCCATCTGATTGGTATCCCCACGTATGGACAACTGCCTGATACCACCATTTCCCCCATGCCTGGAACCAACCCACTCATGCTGCAAGAAACGGACAAAACAGCCGTTCACGTGCTAAAGCAGATCGGGTTGATCTAG
- a CDS encoding HNH endonuclease signature motif containing protein has product MSISTHVNAITTALHAIDNHLAALLDADGVTLEHYTPLEPDLVTLEHAINHHATIAAQTTALAERTNAAHTIGSTHLIDYLTTTFGLSKKGAHHRITLAHTLYPTTGKTSSDNGGSESSSGDNGDSGDSGDSGDSGGDDPDPEPNPGNTGTGNDTDGNDQPDGGSGGSGTSRGKSQISAEKHAIITEELTHLNPNTTPSYDQLRHQALTHAIWRTPEDLRTWLRNQIRTANNAHPDPITAMSKRYLAFSKPDANNMVRISGLIPATTAALIAANTAPLTKRGNLVDTPPADDTRSRGQRHADALHHIMEIYNQGIVTPARGGTASIIISMTTDDINDINTTDPTNSNGGSSPLNKLYPTNTGYSLNLAEIMNLIAAKYDFAVLLDGPTGQALNVNRMQRSANLMQRIALFASELVCSAPHCDRPQLECEVHHLDPWVKGGLTNLVNLTQQCYNHHPRIDDSRSGVNGKGYMDRDPDTGRAAHYPADGSGPVCNRSAASDSSGGAWARRKHHGQPPHHQPPHHQPPPNPPDPPGPPEDVSSPAVDTLF; this is encoded by the coding sequence ATGAGCATCAGCACCCACGTCAACGCAATCACCACCGCACTACACGCCATCGATAATCACCTGGCAGCACTACTAGACGCTGACGGTGTCACCCTCGAGCACTACACACCCCTCGAGCCAGACCTTGTAACACTCGAACACGCCATCAACCACCACGCCACCATCGCCGCCCAAACCACAGCACTAGCAGAACGCACCAACGCCGCCCACACCATCGGCTCTACCCACCTCATCGACTACCTCACCACCACCTTCGGCCTATCAAAAAAAGGCGCCCACCACCGCATCACCCTCGCCCACACCCTCTACCCCACCACAGGAAAAACCAGCAGTGACAACGGTGGCAGTGAAAGCAGCTCAGGAGACAACGGCGACTCGGGTGATTCAGGTGATTCCGGGGATTCCGGTGGTGATGACCCCGACCCAGAACCCAACCCAGGGAACACCGGTACAGGCAATGACACTGATGGCAATGACCAGCCCGATGGCGGCTCAGGTGGCTCAGGTACGTCACGTGGCAAGTCGCAGATCAGCGCGGAAAAACACGCCATCATCACCGAAGAACTCACCCACCTCAACCCAAACACCACACCCAGCTACGACCAACTGCGCCACCAAGCACTCACCCACGCCATCTGGCGCACCCCAGAAGACCTACGCACCTGGCTACGCAACCAAATACGCACAGCTAATAACGCCCACCCCGATCCCATCACCGCGATGAGCAAACGCTACCTGGCATTTAGTAAACCCGATGCCAACAACATGGTCCGCATCAGCGGCCTGATCCCTGCTACCACCGCAGCACTAATCGCAGCGAACACCGCACCCTTAACCAAACGCGGCAACCTGGTCGATACCCCACCCGCAGATGATACCCGCAGCCGTGGACAACGCCATGCTGACGCACTGCACCACATCATGGAGATCTACAACCAAGGCATTGTCACCCCAGCACGCGGTGGCACAGCCAGCATCATCATCTCCATGACCACCGATGACATCAACGACATCAACACCACCGACCCCACCAACAGTAATGGTGGTAGCAGCCCACTGAACAAGCTGTACCCCACCAACACCGGGTACTCGTTGAATCTGGCAGAGATCATGAATCTGATCGCTGCGAAATACGACTTCGCTGTGCTGCTTGATGGACCAACCGGGCAAGCGTTGAATGTTAACCGGATGCAACGCTCAGCGAATCTCATGCAGCGAATTGCGTTGTTCGCCTCAGAGTTAGTGTGTAGTGCCCCGCATTGTGATCGCCCGCAGTTAGAGTGCGAGGTTCATCATCTTGACCCGTGGGTTAAAGGTGGGTTGACCAACCTGGTGAACTTAACCCAGCAGTGTTATAACCATCATCCCCGTATTGATGATTCACGCAGTGGGGTCAATGGGAAAGGCTATATGGACCGCGATCCTGATACAGGTCGGGCAGCGCATTATCCTGCGGATGGTTCAGGTCCGGTGTGTAACCGCTCTGCTGCATCAGATAGTTCAGGTGGTGCGTGGGCGAGACGTAAACACCACGGCCAACCACCACACCACCAACCACCACACCACCAACCACCGCCGAACCCGCCTGATCCACCAGGACCACCGGAAGATGTGTCTAGTCCTGCTGTCGATACCCTGTTTTAG
- a CDS encoding ABC transporter ATP-binding protein: MSKLALTMSNVTVRRGEKLLLDDISLDIPTGSHWAVLGPNGAGKTTMLKIAATLLYPSEGTVDILGHRFGRVDTRELRKTIGLVDPKQKFSNMPAHEIVLSGLTASNGVLPRWTATDEQLAKCTEMIELVGMASRADRFWVDMSQGEKARTLIARALVISPALLLLDEPTTGLDLPGRETLLGVIDTLRASMPELTTVMITHHVEEIAASTTNILMIKDARVLAAGTVEEVMTPDNLGALYDMSVALETVRGRWFAFEGLH, encoded by the coding sequence ATGTCCAAACTAGCCTTAACAATGTCCAACGTTACCGTCCGGCGTGGGGAAAAATTGCTTCTCGACGACATCTCCCTTGATATTCCCACCGGCTCGCATTGGGCCGTACTTGGACCAAATGGCGCAGGTAAAACCACCATGTTAAAGATTGCAGCCACCTTGCTGTACCCCTCGGAAGGCACCGTAGATATTTTGGGGCATCGTTTCGGCCGTGTAGATACCCGCGAGCTGCGCAAAACAATCGGCCTGGTGGATCCGAAACAAAAATTTAGCAATATGCCTGCCCATGAAATTGTGCTGTCGGGGTTAACTGCGTCTAACGGTGTGCTGCCAAGGTGGACTGCCACTGATGAGCAGCTGGCCAAATGCACTGAAATGATCGAGCTAGTGGGTATGGCTTCGCGCGCCGATCGCTTCTGGGTAGATATGAGCCAGGGCGAAAAAGCACGAACGTTAATTGCACGTGCGCTTGTCATCTCACCCGCGTTGCTGCTTCTCGACGAACCCACCACCGGCCTTGACCTGCCGGGACGTGAAACTCTGCTGGGTGTCATCGATACGCTGCGAGCCTCTATGCCGGAGCTCACCACCGTGATGATTACCCACCACGTCGAAGAAATTGCTGCCTCCACCACAAATATCTTGATGATCAAAGACGCCCGTGTGCTGGCAGCTGGAACAGTTGAAGAGGTCATGACACCCGACAATTTGGGTGCGTTATATGACATGTCCGTTGCGCTGGAGACAGTTCGTGGTCGGTGGTTTGCCTTTGAGGGGCTGCATTAA
- a CDS encoding aspartate aminotransferase family protein, protein MALTGYTNIDGDFVEFGSAQAKEEEKRAYDQDRAHVFHSWSAQDKINPKVWAAAEGSTLYDFDGNAFVDMGSQLVSANLGHNNPRLVEAIQRQAARLTNINPAFGNDVRSEVAAQIIEMTRGDFSHVFFTNGGADAIEHSIRMARLHTGRNKVLSAYRSYHGATGSAMMLTGEHRRLGNPTTDPDIYHFWAPFLHHSAFFATSEVEECERALKHLEDVIAFEGAGMIAAIVLEPVVGSSGIIVPPAGYLNGVRDLCDKHGILFIADEVMVGFGRTGKLFAYEHAGEDFQPDMITFAKGVNAGYAPLGGVIMTKGIRDTFGSQAYSGGLTYSGHPLAVAPAKAALEIYAEGEVIPRVARLGSEVIEPRLRELTNSLGVVADVRGIGFFWAVEFDADADTVAAGAAAFKEHGVWPMISGNRFHIAPPLTTTEEELTALLDAVEAAAKAIDRTLAGALF, encoded by the coding sequence TTGGCACTAACCGGCTATACCAATATTGATGGCGATTTCGTTGAATTTGGCTCTGCGCAGGCTAAGGAAGAAGAAAAACGGGCATACGATCAAGACCGAGCACACGTTTTCCACTCCTGGTCCGCGCAAGACAAAATCAACCCCAAAGTCTGGGCGGCAGCCGAAGGATCCACGCTCTATGACTTCGATGGCAATGCGTTTGTCGATATGGGATCCCAACTTGTCTCAGCTAACTTAGGCCACAACAATCCACGTCTCGTTGAAGCAATCCAGCGTCAAGCAGCACGATTAACCAACATCAACCCGGCTTTCGGCAACGATGTGCGCTCTGAAGTAGCAGCTCAGATTATTGAGATGACGCGTGGCGATTTCTCCCACGTATTCTTCACCAACGGTGGTGCCGACGCCATCGAGCATTCCATCCGCATGGCGCGCCTACACACCGGACGCAACAAAGTACTTTCCGCATACCGCAGCTACCACGGCGCAACCGGATCCGCCATGATGCTCACCGGCGAACACCGCCGCCTAGGCAACCCCACCACCGACCCAGATATCTACCACTTCTGGGCCCCATTCCTGCACCACTCAGCATTCTTCGCCACCTCGGAAGTAGAAGAATGCGAGCGTGCACTTAAGCACCTAGAAGATGTCATCGCGTTTGAAGGTGCTGGCATGATCGCAGCGATCGTGCTGGAACCCGTCGTTGGATCCTCTGGAATTATCGTGCCACCAGCAGGCTACCTCAACGGTGTACGCGACTTGTGCGACAAACATGGCATCTTGTTTATCGCCGACGAAGTCATGGTTGGATTTGGCCGCACCGGAAAGCTCTTTGCCTACGAACACGCCGGTGAAGATTTCCAACCAGACATGATTACCTTCGCCAAAGGTGTTAACGCAGGTTACGCCCCACTTGGTGGCGTGATCATGACCAAGGGCATCCGCGACACCTTCGGATCCCAGGCCTACTCTGGCGGACTAACCTACTCTGGCCATCCACTCGCCGTTGCTCCTGCCAAAGCCGCGTTGGAGATTTACGCAGAAGGTGAAGTCATTCCTCGAGTAGCAAGACTTGGCTCTGAAGTAATTGAGCCTCGCCTGCGCGAACTGACAAATAGTCTTGGTGTAGTTGCTGATGTTCGCGGTATCGGATTCTTCTGGGCAGTAGAATTCGACGCCGATGCAGACACTGTGGCCGCTGGTGCTGCTGCATTTAAGGAACACGGTGTGTGGCCAATGATTTCCGGTAACCGCTTCCACATTGCACCACCGCTGACCACAACAGAAGAAGAATTGACTGCGCTCCTAGATGCTGTTGAAGCCGCAGCTAAAGCTATCGATCGAACCTTAGCGGGAGCATTGTTCTAA
- a CDS encoding TetR/AcrR family transcriptional regulator, with the protein MPSENMKPATTPNLSSKSTGRRPGRPTQRILSVESIVERTLQIAGREGFGAVTMNRLARDMGVTPRALYNHVLNRQEIIDRVWVRIINDVQVPDLDAGNWRDSIHTLWGSLRDQFRKTPRVLLVALDEQITSQGTSPLRIAGSEKSLKFLTDIGLSIKEATIIGEMMMADVFSFALTSDYNFDNRDEEDKASVFHPVPELWLEQNPEVEAPLTRKAAEESVKTSDELFNHMVEARIAYIEKLLAAK; encoded by the coding sequence ATGCCTAGTGAAAATATGAAACCAGCCACAACGCCTAATCTATCCTCTAAATCAACCGGTCGTAGGCCAGGTCGCCCCACCCAAAGAATCCTGTCCGTCGAATCCATTGTGGAACGCACCCTCCAAATTGCGGGCCGCGAAGGATTCGGTGCTGTAACCATGAACCGCCTTGCCCGGGATATGGGAGTAACCCCCCGCGCGCTGTATAACCACGTATTGAATCGTCAAGAAATCATCGACCGAGTATGGGTGCGCATCATCAACGATGTCCAGGTACCTGATCTCGATGCCGGTAATTGGCGAGATTCGATCCATACGTTGTGGGGCTCCTTGCGCGACCAATTCCGGAAAACCCCACGAGTACTCCTGGTCGCGCTCGATGAACAAATCACCTCTCAAGGCACTTCCCCGCTGCGCATCGCTGGCTCAGAAAAGTCCCTGAAGTTTTTGACCGACATCGGTTTGAGCATCAAGGAAGCAACCATCATCGGCGAAATGATGATGGCCGATGTCTTCAGCTTCGCCCTAACCTCTGACTACAACTTTGACAACCGCGACGAAGAAGACAAAGCTAGCGTCTTCCACCCAGTCCCAGAGCTTTGGCTAGAGCAAAACCCAGAGGTAGAAGCCCCACTGACCCGTAAAGCAGCTGAAGAGTCCGTCAAAACTTCTGACGAACTCTTCAACCACATGGTGGAGGCACGCATTGCTTATATTGAAAAGCTGCTTGCCGCCAAATAA